The following are encoded in a window of Brevibacillus ruminantium genomic DNA:
- a CDS encoding ABC transporter ATP-binding protein, whose product MIEVDRVSKRFGELRAVEDVAFSVEKGEVYGLLGENGAGKTTTMRMMATILQPTSGDIRIRGFSVRREPVEVRRCIGILFGGDVGLYSRLTARENIAYFGKLYGLDDRMLAQRMESLSSMLDMKEFMDRRVGGFSRGMRQKVAIARTLVHDPDVILLDEPTTGLDVTAANMFRRMVARLQEEGKTILFSSHNMGEIERLCNRIAIMHKGRLAYAGTIEGLRNKVKMNDLDDIFMAMVEGGGLDET is encoded by the coding sequence GTGATCGAGGTAGACAGAGTGAGCAAGCGATTTGGAGAACTGCGAGCGGTGGAGGATGTCGCTTTTTCCGTGGAAAAGGGAGAGGTCTACGGTCTCCTCGGGGAAAACGGGGCGGGGAAAACCACGACGATGCGGATGATGGCGACCATTCTTCAGCCTACCTCGGGAGATATCCGGATTCGCGGATTTTCTGTGCGGCGAGAGCCGGTGGAGGTCCGCCGCTGCATCGGCATTCTGTTTGGAGGGGATGTCGGTCTTTACAGCAGGCTTACTGCTCGTGAGAATATCGCCTATTTTGGCAAGCTGTACGGTCTGGATGATCGGATGCTCGCCCAGCGCATGGAGAGCCTGAGCTCCATGTTGGATATGAAAGAGTTTATGGATCGGCGGGTGGGCGGCTTTTCGCGCGGCATGCGGCAAAAGGTGGCGATTGCCCGTACGCTGGTGCATGACCCGGATGTCATCCTTTTGGATGAGCCGACGACCGGACTTGATGTGACGGCGGCCAACATGTTTCGCCGCATGGTTGCACGCCTGCAGGAGGAGGGCAAGACGATTCTCTTTTCCAGTCACAACATGGGCGAGATTGAACGGCTGTGCAACCGGATCGCCATCATGCATAAAGGGCGGCTTGCCTATGCGGGAACCATAGAGGGCCTGCGGAATAAAGTGAAGATGAACGATTTGGATGATATCTTCATGGCGATGGTGGAGGGAGGTGGATTGGATGAGACATAA